The proteins below are encoded in one region of Holophagaceae bacterium:
- the yidD gene encoding membrane protein insertion efficiency factor YidD, with protein MKFLLIGAIRIYWLIWPEKKRRTCVYSESCSRYVFRLTNSFGLLTGLRALRQRFRSCRPGYEFCMVNGSMHIRLVDGTVITMSEASECTTSDVLGYCEDIEKHLNTQLPNLSCNPNQSLVSSVML; from the coding sequence ATGAAGTTCCTCTTAATCGGCGCCATCAGAATTTACTGGCTAATATGGCCAGAAAAGAAGCGCCGTACGTGTGTTTATAGCGAGAGCTGTTCACGATATGTCTTTCGCTTGACCAATAGTTTTGGCCTTCTAACTGGCCTCAGGGCGCTTCGGCAACGCTTCCGATCTTGCCGCCCAGGGTATGAATTCTGTATGGTCAATGGTTCAATGCATATTCGACTAGTTGACGGAACGGTGATTACTATGTCCGAGGCTTCAGAATGCACAACCAGTGATGTTCTAGGCTATTGCGAGGATATTGAAAAACATCTCAATACGCAATTGCCTAACCTCTCATGCAACCCGAACCAATCGTTGGTATCTTCCGTCATGTTGTAA
- a CDS encoding AAA family ATPase, which produces MTIKPAVSISKLIFSSGDSFKLNANEKIILVGPNNSGKSQSLREILTICQSGKKERTTVVTDIEIEKVGTSDDLKQFLEENAEYVMTNYRYKNWQLPEQHTLFWGKEYLVHGLAAGFIKNINANDRLTICNQQLSISPGDQKSTPQHILYDDEVLMKKISCLFRRAFGRDLMFDFRGGNRLPIHVGDLPRIEGAVDRVGDSYVQAVRFNPLLDKQGDGIKSYAGILFEAIVTDLDITLIDEPEAFLHPPQMRKLGETLSSEVRGQLIVATHSSDILRGFLEGTRGNVRILRIQRQHDKNIVSEASAEIVKELWEKPDLRYSNALEGIFHEQTIICEDDSDCRLINSIADHLAINSDDQWQDTDVSP; this is translated from the coding sequence TTGACCATAAAACCCGCAGTCTCAATATCTAAACTAATTTTTTCCAGTGGAGATAGCTTTAAGTTAAATGCAAACGAAAAAATTATCCTCGTGGGACCAAATAATAGCGGAAAATCCCAGTCACTACGCGAAATATTGACCATTTGTCAAAGCGGGAAAAAAGAACGAACGACAGTAGTAACAGATATTGAAATCGAAAAAGTAGGTACCTCTGATGACCTCAAGCAGTTTCTCGAAGAAAATGCAGAATATGTAATGACTAATTATCGATACAAGAACTGGCAATTACCAGAACAGCATACTCTATTTTGGGGCAAAGAATATCTCGTACATGGGCTTGCTGCAGGATTTATTAAAAATATCAATGCGAATGATCGTCTGACCATTTGCAATCAGCAGCTCAGTATTTCACCTGGTGATCAAAAATCAACGCCTCAACATATTCTCTACGATGACGAAGTGTTGATGAAAAAAATAAGTTGCCTTTTTAGGCGTGCTTTTGGAAGGGATCTAATGTTTGATTTTCGAGGAGGAAATCGCCTTCCAATTCATGTCGGTGACCTCCCAAGGATTGAAGGAGCAGTTGATCGGGTTGGCGACTCATATGTCCAAGCAGTTCGATTTAACCCGCTTCTAGATAAACAAGGTGACGGGATAAAAAGTTATGCAGGTATCCTTTTCGAGGCAATTGTCACTGATCTTGATATCACATTGATTGATGAGCCTGAAGCCTTCCTGCATCCGCCGCAAATGCGAAAATTGGGCGAGACACTATCATCTGAGGTAAGAGGACAACTGATTGTTGCTACACATAGCAGTGATATTCTTCGTGGTTTTCTAGAGGGAACACGTGGAAATGTTCGAATTCTTAGGATTCAAAGACAACACGATAAAAATATTGTTTCAGAGGCCTCTGCTGAAATTGTGAAAGAACTTTGGGAAAAACCTGACTTACGTTATTCGAACGCGTTGGAAGGAATATTCCACGAACAAACCATTATTTGTGAAGATGACAGTGATTGTAGGTTAATTAATTCCATAGCAGATCATTTGGCAATTAATTCAGATGATCAGTGGCAAGATACTGACGTCTCCCCATAG
- a CDS encoding alpha/beta hydrolase yields MRSPEPPSTPVARPQSGWLRRWTRRTFIGVIGLFVTLIAVGAAYQALGQRRDAHDYPAPGKLVDVGGYKLHLHSSGAGAIPVVLVAANGGGVLDWYKVQPELAKFTQVVSYDRAGMGWSEASPEPHSSAQIVQELHTLLGKAGVKAPYVLVGHSLGGLHAQLYAMRYPDEVAGLVLVDSSHADMASRKEFVPKAFTMSTLVRVVGSLGVVRLLNGLNDRANLRNASEAGPGFVPEIEQESSRIYSHTGTLVAMAKEFASLPVSAAQVRAANLHLGDKPLVVLTRSGEPNPTPERRAMETTWMAWQADLASRSHNVKHMIAEHSGHFIHQDQPDLVVTAIQQTVLAARDKTKLS; encoded by the coding sequence ATGCGTTCACCGGAACCCCCCTCCACCCCGGTCGCGCGGCCCCAATCCGGATGGCTGCGGCGATGGACCCGGCGAACTTTTATTGGAGTGATCGGCCTGTTCGTCACGTTGATCGCCGTCGGTGCGGCGTATCAGGCATTGGGCCAACGTCGCGACGCCCACGATTACCCGGCGCCCGGAAAACTCGTGGATGTGGGCGGATATAAGTTGCACCTACACAGTTCCGGTGCCGGTGCGATTCCGGTGGTGCTGGTGGCTGCGAACGGCGGCGGGGTGCTGGATTGGTACAAGGTCCAGCCGGAGTTGGCGAAATTCACGCAGGTGGTCAGCTACGATCGCGCGGGCATGGGCTGGAGCGAAGCCAGCCCCGAGCCCCACAGCAGCGCGCAGATTGTCCAGGAGTTGCACACCCTGCTGGGCAAGGCTGGCGTTAAGGCGCCGTACGTGCTGGTGGGGCACTCCCTGGGCGGGCTCCACGCGCAGCTTTACGCCATGCGGTACCCGGACGAGGTGGCGGGCCTGGTGCTGGTGGATTCTTCCCACGCAGACATGGCCAGCCGCAAGGAATTTGTTCCGAAAGCCTTTACCATGTCCACCCTCGTCCGGGTGGTGGGATCGCTGGGCGTAGTCCGGCTCCTTAACGGTCTGAATGATCGGGCCAATCTTCGCAATGCCAGCGAGGCGGGCCCCGGCTTTGTGCCCGAAATCGAGCAGGAAAGCTCGAGGATCTATTCCCACACGGGAACCCTGGTCGCCATGGCGAAGGAGTTCGCCTCCTTGCCGGTCAGCGCCGCCCAAGTTCGCGCCGCAAACCTGCACCTGGGCGACAAGCCGCTGGTTGTCTTGACCCGCAGCGGGGAGCCGAATCCCACCCCGGAACGCAGGGCCATGGAAACCACCTGGATGGCGTGGCAAGCGGATCTGGCCAGCCGATCACACAACGTGAAGCACATGATCGCCGAACACTCTGGCCATTTCATCCACCAGGATCAGCCGGACCTGGTGGTGACGGCCATCCAGCAGACGGTGCTGGCGGCGCGCGACAAGACCAAGCTCTCGTGA
- a CDS encoding DUF4342 domain-containing protein, producing MHKPPCVTCGYPWHGPFSSRRDPVNDLKPPRTEEFKLEGGKVLEKVKELIHAGNVRRIILKNEEGKVYMEIPLTWGLVGVALLPIFAAVGALAAVATRMVIVVEKVEE from the coding sequence ATGCATAAACCGCCGTGCGTTACCTGCGGATACCCATGGCATGGCCCGTTTTCATCCCGGAGGGATCCCGTGAACGACCTCAAACCCCCACGCACTGAAGAATTCAAGCTCGAAGGCGGCAAAGTCCTGGAGAAGGTGAAAGAGCTCATCCATGCCGGGAACGTGCGCCGCATCATCCTGAAAAACGAGGAAGGCAAGGTGTACATGGAGATTCCCCTGACCTGGGGCCTCGTCGGCGTAGCCCTGTTGCCCATCTTCGCCGCCGTGGGCGCGCTCGCCGCGGTGGCCACCCGAATGGTCATCGTTGTGGAAAAAGTGGAGGAGTGA
- a CDS encoding DinB family protein has translation MTTPDNLRKHLAALLNWQDAHVDFDTAVKGLPPRLRGVQPQGLPYSAWQLLEHLRLGQRDILDFCVDPAYRAPKWPEAYWPKSPVPPTPKAWQQSIAAVRADRRSLEKLLADPALDLFAKIPHGEGQTYLREFLLVADHNAFHVGQLIILRRLLGAWK, from the coding sequence ATGACCACCCCCGACAACCTCCGGAAACACCTTGCAGCGCTGCTCAACTGGCAGGATGCCCACGTGGATTTCGATACGGCGGTGAAGGGCCTGCCTCCGCGCCTGCGGGGCGTGCAGCCGCAGGGGCTGCCCTATTCGGCGTGGCAACTGCTGGAACATCTGCGGCTGGGGCAGCGGGACATCCTAGATTTCTGCGTGGATCCCGCCTATCGCGCCCCGAAGTGGCCCGAAGCCTACTGGCCCAAGTCGCCCGTACCGCCCACGCCCAAGGCCTGGCAGCAGAGCATCGCCGCAGTGCGGGCCGACCGCCGGAGCCTCGAAAAACTGCTGGCCGATCCGGCCCTCGACCTCTTCGCCAAGATCCCGCACGGCGAGGGCCAGACCTACCTCCGCGAATTCCTGCTGGTGGCGGATCACAACGCGTTCCATGTGGGCCAGCTCATCATCCTGCGCCGTCTCCTGGGCGCCTGGAAATAA
- a CDS encoding serine hydrolase: MVLPLLGQTPGADYAAPVIIGDGWESAELSKSGFDAAKLRALLASRMNAENNLHGVIIERHGRLVAELYRRGKDRSVYSPIARNREFGPTTLHDTRSVGKSVVSLLLGIAKQQGKLGELAAPALAYYPEYADLAAPERKAITLEHLLTMSSGLDWSEGGNGPDCEHRLYWKWSPTRYVLGRPIAAPPGSVWNYNSGGTAVLADILARATKTPLKEFARQFLFEPLGISDWEWVADLHGRPMAFTGLRMRPRDMAKLGRLVLDHGRWRGRQIVPAEWIAASLQPRISTGIADFHYGYQWWLGNVAWQGRSLAWSAAFGNGGQRLFVVPELDLTVVITAGAYGDPQAAPRVNALFKDIVATLQP; encoded by the coding sequence ATGGTGCTTCCTCTGCTTGGCCAGACGCCCGGAGCGGACTATGCGGCGCCAGTCATCATCGGCGATGGGTGGGAAAGCGCGGAGCTGTCGAAATCCGGTTTTGACGCGGCGAAATTGCGCGCGCTGCTCGCGAGCCGGATGAACGCCGAGAACAACCTGCATGGCGTGATCATCGAACGCCACGGCCGCCTGGTCGCGGAGTTATACCGCCGGGGCAAGGACCGGTCGGTCTACTCCCCCATCGCCCGCAACCGGGAGTTTGGGCCAACCACGTTGCACGACACGCGCTCCGTGGGGAAAAGCGTCGTCAGCCTGCTTCTGGGTATCGCCAAGCAACAGGGCAAGCTCGGCGAGCTGGCGGCCCCGGCGCTGGCCTACTATCCGGAATACGCGGATCTGGCGGCACCCGAACGCAAGGCCATAACCCTGGAGCACCTGCTGACCATGAGCAGCGGGCTCGACTGGAGCGAGGGCGGCAATGGCCCCGATTGCGAGCATCGCCTGTACTGGAAATGGTCGCCCACCCGCTATGTGCTCGGCCGTCCCATCGCGGCCCCGCCCGGCAGCGTGTGGAATTACAACAGCGGCGGCACGGCGGTTCTGGCGGACATCCTGGCCCGGGCCACCAAAACTCCCTTGAAAGAATTCGCGCGCCAATTCCTGTTCGAGCCGCTGGGCATCAGCGATTGGGAATGGGTGGCGGATCTGCACGGCCGACCCATGGCGTTCACCGGGCTGCGCATGCGCCCGCGCGATATGGCCAAGCTCGGCCGCCTGGTGCTGGATCATGGACGCTGGCGAGGACGGCAGATCGTTCCGGCGGAGTGGATCGCAGCCTCGCTGCAACCGCGAATCAGCACGGGCATCGCCGATTTTCACTACGGCTACCAGTGGTGGCTGGGCAACGTGGCATGGCAAGGCCGGAGCCTCGCCTGGAGCGCCGCCTTCGGCAATGGCGGCCAGCGCCTGTTCGTGGTGCCGGAGCTGGATCTGACGGTCGTGATCACCGCCGGCGCCTATGGCGATCCGCAAGCCGCGCCTCGCGTGAACGCGCTCTTCAAGGACATTGTGGCCACGCTGCAGCCGTGA
- a CDS encoding AAA family ATPase — protein MKKIVILVGPKGAGKSTIGQLLATELGLHFLRVEPLFLRVRAELGASHPDFEPRGLASVLASVKEALSLHEAVCIESTGASTHLPGFLDEASGLGQVLLVRVLARPDQCLERIRTRDTSIHIPVSDDQIQRINALAAQVDLPWAAQLDNRGAFDPPGICRTISALLADRQAPSSPV, from the coding sequence ATGAAGAAAATCGTCATCCTCGTCGGCCCCAAGGGCGCGGGCAAATCCACCATCGGCCAGCTCCTCGCCACGGAGCTTGGACTGCACTTCCTCCGGGTCGAGCCGCTCTTCCTGCGGGTGCGGGCCGAGCTCGGCGCCTCCCACCCCGACTTCGAGCCGCGGGGCCTGGCTTCCGTGCTGGCGAGTGTGAAGGAGGCCCTGTCGCTTCACGAGGCCGTGTGCATCGAATCCACCGGTGCCTCGACCCATCTCCCCGGGTTCCTCGACGAGGCTTCCGGCCTGGGACAGGTCCTCCTCGTCCGCGTCCTGGCGCGGCCAGACCAGTGCCTTGAGCGCATCCGCACCCGGGACACGTCCATCCACATCCCGGTCTCCGACGACCAGATCCAGCGGATCAATGCCCTCGCGGCCCAGGTCGACCTGCCCTGGGCGGCGCAGCTCGACAACCGCGGCGCCTTCGATCCACCCGGCATCTGCCGCACGATCTCTGCCCTGCTCGCGGATCGCCAGGCACCGTCAAGTCCGGTTTGA
- a CDS encoding response regulator transcription factor, protein MTPFRVAVAEDEPLNQRRLVRLLEEAGCEVAAAFGDGASLLEWLADGPSLDALFLDIRMPGASGLEVASRIGPGLPVVFVTAHGEHAVEAFEEAAVDYLLKPATSARIAKCLDRLRSRKALDPPPASAPKGTRYPVKAGGGVVFLDLARTTHFEVVDEVVFAFAASPGASAQRFETTWKSLGEVEQAFAGCGLLRLHRHLLVRPEAVLGLRAATNGRMLVTLPGGVELESSRGATPKLKARLGLG, encoded by the coding sequence ATGACGCCGTTTCGCGTGGCGGTGGCCGAGGACGAGCCGCTCAATCAGCGACGCCTCGTGCGCCTCTTGGAAGAGGCCGGATGCGAAGTGGCGGCCGCCTTCGGCGACGGCGCTTCGCTGCTGGAGTGGCTGGCGGACGGGCCGTCCCTGGACGCGCTCTTCCTGGACATCCGCATGCCCGGCGCCAGCGGACTCGAGGTGGCTTCGCGCATTGGGCCCGGCCTGCCGGTGGTCTTCGTCACCGCCCACGGCGAGCACGCGGTGGAGGCCTTCGAGGAGGCCGCCGTGGACTACCTGCTGAAGCCCGCCACGTCCGCCCGCATCGCCAAGTGCCTGGACCGCCTCCGTTCCCGCAAGGCCCTGGACCCGCCACCGGCCTCCGCTCCGAAGGGCACGCGCTACCCCGTGAAGGCTGGCGGCGGCGTTGTCTTCCTGGATCTGGCGCGCACCACCCACTTCGAGGTGGTGGACGAAGTGGTGTTCGCCTTCGCCGCGTCGCCTGGGGCGAGCGCCCAGCGCTTCGAGACCACCTGGAAAAGCCTCGGCGAAGTGGAGCAGGCCTTCGCGGGTTGCGGTCTCCTGCGCCTGCACCGCCATCTCCTGGTGCGCCCCGAAGCCGTGCTGGGCCTCCGCGCCGCCACCAATGGGCGGATGCTCGTGACCCTGCCCGGCGGCGTGGAGCTGGAATCCAGCCGCGGCGCCACGCCCAAACTCAAGGCGCGGCTGGGGCTGGGGTGA
- a CDS encoding histidine kinase translates to MQRSALLRLTGGRFRPQRWGVLLLFLGLLLLLRVVLGAPFIGFQPQIFVLASLLLAGYYALAPLPWLWTGDGRIRPAFARGALQSLVWNVFWLGAVALLMHGLRNVLNSAQPAPMVALIRPAFLHIPRELLLVGVNLPFAFMVGWLIAEGDAADRERADAEATRQSLLEETRAAQARALQAQLDPHVLHNALSALAELVREDPVRAEEALVGLSDLYRRLTRYGQQPRVRLGEERILLQDLLALEDLRLGPRLKVVWNWPLDLDDLELPPLLVQPLVENAVKHGIAPLAEGGELRLEAAREAAGALRITIANTGLPFDASALDGTGLANLKARLVLLDPAASLIFRSENGWTYAELRLPLGAHP, encoded by the coding sequence GTGCAGCGCAGCGCTCTCCTCCGTCTCACCGGGGGCCGCTTCCGGCCCCAGCGGTGGGGCGTGCTGCTGCTGTTCCTGGGCCTGCTGCTGCTGCTGCGGGTCGTGCTGGGCGCGCCCTTCATCGGCTTCCAGCCCCAGATTTTCGTGCTGGCTTCCTTGCTGCTGGCAGGCTACTACGCGCTGGCGCCGCTGCCCTGGCTCTGGACCGGCGACGGCCGCATCCGTCCGGCCTTCGCCCGGGGCGCGTTGCAGTCGCTGGTGTGGAATGTCTTCTGGCTCGGCGCGGTGGCGCTGCTCATGCACGGGCTCCGGAATGTCCTCAACTCCGCGCAGCCCGCGCCGATGGTCGCGCTCATCCGCCCGGCCTTCCTGCACATCCCGCGCGAGCTGCTGCTGGTGGGCGTGAACCTGCCCTTCGCGTTCATGGTGGGCTGGCTCATCGCCGAAGGGGACGCCGCGGACCGGGAGCGGGCTGACGCCGAAGCCACGCGGCAATCGCTCCTGGAAGAAACCCGCGCCGCCCAGGCCCGCGCGCTCCAGGCGCAACTGGATCCCCACGTGCTGCACAACGCCCTGAGCGCGTTGGCGGAGCTGGTGCGGGAGGATCCCGTGCGCGCGGAAGAAGCCCTGGTGGGCCTTTCGGATCTCTACCGGCGCCTCACCCGCTACGGCCAGCAGCCGCGGGTCCGCCTGGGCGAGGAGCGCATCCTGCTGCAAGACCTCCTGGCGCTGGAGGATCTGCGCCTGGGCCCGCGGTTGAAGGTGGTCTGGAATTGGCCCCTGGACCTGGATGATCTCGAACTGCCGCCCCTGCTAGTGCAGCCACTCGTTGAAAACGCGGTGAAGCACGGCATCGCGCCCCTGGCCGAAGGCGGAGAACTTCGGTTGGAGGCCGCGCGCGAGGCTGCGGGCGCGCTCCGCATCACCATCGCCAACACCGGGCTTCCCTTCGACGCTTCCGCCCTGGACGGCACGGGCCTCGCCAACCTGAAAGCGAGGCTGGTCCTGCTGGATCCGGCGGCATCGCTCATCTTCCGCAGCGAAAACGGCTGGACCTACGCCGAGCTGCGCCTGCCTCTGGGAGCCCACCCATGA
- a CDS encoding Spy/CpxP family protein refolding chaperone, protein MKPTILPTLLVTAGLGLSAQPMPAPPRLATVLRQLEFSDAQRTALLGIFAQHKDALMVKSAAFRDARRAEVDAALDPATTEDSLRALHAQTSETFFQLMLETRAITLDGRSVLTAGQQAQLKSLLSEGRARMDGLRTFAFGR, encoded by the coding sequence ATGAAACCCACTATCCTTCCCACCCTGCTCGTCACTGCCGGGCTCGGCCTTTCGGCCCAGCCGATGCCCGCCCCTCCCCGCCTCGCGACGGTCCTGCGCCAACTGGAATTCAGCGACGCCCAACGGACCGCCCTGCTCGGCATCTTCGCGCAGCACAAGGACGCGCTGATGGTGAAGAGCGCCGCCTTCCGCGATGCCCGCCGGGCGGAAGTGGACGCGGCCCTGGATCCCGCCACCACCGAGGATTCCCTGCGCGCCCTCCATGCCCAGACTTCCGAGACCTTCTTCCAATTGATGCTGGAGACCCGCGCCATCACGCTGGATGGCCGCAGCGTCCTCACCGCCGGACAGCAGGCCCAGCTCAAGTCCCTGCTCTCGGAAGGCCGCGCCCGCATGGACGGCCTGCGGACCTTCGCGTTCGGGCGATGA
- a CDS encoding MmcQ/YjbR family DNA-binding protein, producing MARAQASHRAIAKSLRALALSLPEAEEHFPWGESVVKVRGKIFVFLGRAEETDILSFTVKLPSSAPLALSLPGASPTGYGLGRADWVTCRFEKGMAVPVDLLRAWILESYRAVAPKRLAALVVEA from the coding sequence ATGGCCCGCGCCCAAGCCTCCCATCGAGCGATTGCGAAATCCCTTCGCGCGCTCGCACTCTCTTTGCCTGAAGCCGAGGAGCACTTCCCCTGGGGCGAGTCCGTGGTGAAGGTACGGGGGAAAATCTTTGTCTTTTTAGGCAGGGCCGAAGAGACCGATATTCTCTCGTTCACCGTGAAACTGCCATCCTCGGCGCCCCTCGCCCTATCCCTGCCTGGCGCTTCGCCCACGGGCTATGGCCTGGGCCGCGCGGACTGGGTGACCTGCCGCTTCGAGAAGGGCATGGCCGTGCCCGTGGATCTGCTGCGGGCCTGGATCCTGGAGAGCTACCGAGCGGTGGCGCCCAAACGGCTGGCGGCGCTGGTGGTGGAAGCCTAG
- the gcvPB gene encoding aminomethyl-transferring glycine dehydrogenase subunit GcvPB has protein sequence MSLRSREPLIFDRSVPGKVGLDLPKLDVPAAKDTRPAHLKRGSFDALPSCSEPDVIRHFTKLSLWNYGLDQGMYPLGSCTMKHNPRLNEKTAAIPGFAESHPMAPDAFVQGNLALIHTLQEWLKEITGLAAVTLQPSAGAAGELTGVMLIRAYHVSRGGKRRVILIPDSAHGTNPATAAMAGYDVVDVASAADGTVSFEDITDAVTGRAKKGLLSVIAEHKEDIAGLMVTNPNTLGIFEHRIDEICKRIHEVGGLVYMDGANMNALVGVARPGDFGIDVMHMNLHKTMSTPHGGGGPGAGPVLCTAALEPFLPKPVVVRDTVKVGEGEVPHHTYRWNWDRPQSIGKVHTYFGNFGMLVRALTYCLSHGGDGLRDATLRAIVNANYIRKELEGTYNLPIKTATMHEVVFNDAHQTKNDVTTLDIAKRLIDYGFHPPTIYFPTIVHGSLMIEPTESESKEELDAFIHAMKTIAKEAQENPDLLHQAPVTAPLRRMDETTAARKPVLRWAKTSGPWPAPKPPIERLRNPFARSHSLCLKPRSTSPGASPW, from the coding sequence ATGTCACTCCGATCCCGCGAACCCCTCATCTTCGACCGCTCGGTGCCGGGCAAGGTGGGCCTCGACCTGCCCAAGCTGGACGTGCCCGCCGCCAAGGACACCCGCCCCGCGCATCTCAAACGCGGGAGCTTCGACGCGCTGCCTTCGTGCAGCGAGCCGGATGTGATCCGCCACTTCACCAAGCTGTCGCTGTGGAACTACGGCCTGGACCAGGGGATGTACCCCTTGGGTTCCTGCACCATGAAACACAACCCGCGGCTCAACGAGAAGACCGCCGCCATCCCCGGCTTCGCGGAATCCCATCCCATGGCGCCCGATGCGTTCGTGCAGGGCAATCTCGCGCTGATCCACACCCTGCAGGAGTGGCTGAAGGAGATCACCGGACTGGCCGCCGTGACACTGCAGCCCAGCGCAGGCGCCGCGGGCGAATTGACCGGCGTGATGCTCATCCGCGCCTACCACGTGAGCCGCGGCGGCAAGCGCCGCGTGATCCTGATCCCGGATTCGGCCCACGGCACGAACCCCGCGACGGCGGCCATGGCGGGCTACGACGTGGTGGACGTGGCTTCCGCCGCGGATGGCACCGTGTCCTTCGAAGACATCACCGATGCGGTCACGGGCCGCGCGAAGAAGGGCCTCCTCTCGGTCATCGCCGAACACAAGGAAGACATCGCGGGCCTCATGGTCACGAACCCCAACACGCTGGGGATCTTCGAGCACCGCATTGATGAAATCTGCAAGCGCATCCACGAAGTCGGCGGCCTGGTCTACATGGACGGCGCCAACATGAACGCCCTGGTGGGCGTGGCCCGGCCCGGGGATTTCGGCATCGACGTGATGCACATGAACCTGCACAAGACCATGTCCACGCCCCACGGCGGCGGCGGTCCCGGCGCGGGTCCGGTGCTCTGCACCGCGGCGCTGGAACCCTTCCTGCCCAAGCCCGTGGTGGTGCGCGACACCGTGAAAGTGGGCGAAGGCGAAGTGCCCCACCACACCTACCGCTGGAATTGGGACCGCCCCCAGAGCATCGGCAAGGTCCACACCTACTTCGGCAATTTCGGAATGCTGGTGCGGGCGCTGACCTACTGCCTGAGCCACGGCGGCGACGGACTGCGCGACGCCACGCTGCGCGCCATCGTGAACGCCAACTACATCCGCAAGGAACTCGAAGGCACCTACAATCTGCCGATCAAGACCGCCACCATGCACGAAGTGGTGTTCAACGATGCCCATCAGACTAAAAACGATGTGACCACCCTGGACATCGCGAAACGGCTCATCGACTACGGCTTCCACCCGCCCACCATCTATTTCCCCACCATCGTGCACGGTTCCTTGATGATCGAGCCCACCGAAAGCGAATCCAAGGAAGAGCTGGACGCCTTCATCCACGCCATGAAAACGATCGCCAAGGAAGCCCAGGAGAATCCCGACCTGCTGCACCAGGCCCCGGTCACCGCGCCCTTGCGACGCATGGATGAAACCACCGCCGCCCGCAAACCCGTGCTGCGCTGGGCGAAAACATCAGGGCCATGGCCCGCGCCCAAGCCTCCCATCGAGCGATTGCGAAATCCCTTCGCGCGCTCGCACTCTCTTTGCCTGAAGCCGAGGAGCACTTCCCCTGGGGCGAGTCCGTGGTGA